The region CATGATGAACGAAGAAGCGAAGCAAGTTGGGATAAGTAATTAGCTCACGTATTATCGTTTTGGCCCCAGACCCTTCTAAGGGTATTAATGGGGGcggatgatgataatgaaatcataaaaaaaaaaccaataCCTCATAAGTGACAACCCTGCACAGTGATATATGATCAACCTTGTGTATTCAATCTTGTCCTCAATTTTTAAGTGAATTCCAATCCCATAACTCCACCTAATGCGATGCAATCAATGCAATTTACCCTCCCAAATACCTTAGCAAAAGAAAGATTTCGATAACTAAActaggaaagaaaaagacaagaGAAAGTAGTGGTATATCCTCCATTAGCCATATCCCATCCTTCATGACATAATCCCATCAAAGCTGTTGCGTGTGCGTGTGCTCATTTTTTTTATATGTCCAAAAGATTTCAACCATAAAAAaagggcgggggcggggggagtTACACCTCCTGactggctgtggctgtggcggtggcggtggaggcaGTCGCCGTCTTGGGAACTGTCACTGTCACGAAGCTCGTGGGTACAGTCACGGTGACGTAGAAGACGCCGTCTTCCCTGCCTGGATTGGAGCCAGCACCATctgttggttttggtgatgtggtgCTAGCTTCAAGACTGCTTGATGGGCTGGGAGCAATAGTCTCAGTCCCCTCCGTAGGCTTTGGCGCGATAGAAGAAGAATCAGCTCCATCCGTAGGTGTTGGTACCGTCGGGGAAGAAGCCGGTGTTGTCTGGGTCTGAGTGGGAGCCACAATAGAGGTCGGCGGCGCCGGTCCgtcattctcctcctcctcctcctcctcctcctcatcatcatcatcctcaggcaccgcctcctcctcaagatACCTCCTCTGCCCGTCCAAAATCTCCATCGAAAACGGCACCGGCGGCTTAGTCTCCTTCCCGATCAGCCCCGCAAGTGGAATATTCGCCTTGTCGAcgctcaccctcccctctcgTGTGCCAGGAAAGAACTTTGCCGAGGACCTGTTGCTACCGCCGAACCCAGCCTGGGGTACCTTCACCATAAACGGCTGGACCATCTGCCTCTGGATACCACGGAACTCGGCCGGCTGCTTCGAGTCAAATTTGACCCTGTTGCGGAAACGCTTCTTGCTGTTGAGGATACCGctaaagggggaggaggacttgCCGCCCTTACTGCAGGTGGGCCCTTTGACCGCACCCAGGGAGTCGTCGCAGGGGTCGACAATCTTGTAGTCGACGACGCCGGTGTAGATCTCGGGAACGGTGACAAAGTACTCTCCAAAGTCGGAAGAATTGGCGTGGAAGCTAGCTGGGGGGACGGCAGCGCCGGGCTTGTTCATGTCGGGCCAGTCCCAGATCCAGAGCACGGTGAGAACATCGCCCGGCTTGGCGTCGAGGGGGATTTGAAGGTCGGACTGGCATCTCAGGGCCTCGGACTGGGTGATTTCGTCCTTGCGGTACCTGGAAATGCCTTCCGGGTCGCCAGTAGCTGGAATAGGCTCGTGGCACTGGCCGTCGTCGTAGTTGCGGGTGGCGAGAAGACGGCCCTTTCCGTTACCACCTTTGCCATCGGCGGTCCAGGTGTGGAGGACATCGGTCAGGGTTGTTTTGGAAAGATCGTTCTCGTATGTGCCATAGAGGTAGATAGTGCCGCGGTTGATAggcttgttggggttggcgcCATCAGCTCTGGTGACGTGGCCGTTCTCGAGGTAAAAGATGGAGACAAAGTCACCAGGAGCTACCTTGAGCATAGGAAACTTTTCAGAGTAGCTTGAGCTGCCGAGTGGGCCTTGGCTTTTCCTGACGATGGGGTGGTCGTACATGATGAGCTTTCCCGTCGATAAGCCAtttgggggaaggaggtAATCGAATTGCTCTCTGGGGTTCTCCCGATCAATATGAGCTCTGTCGAAGCCCTCCTCGCCGATGAAGGTACCGTTAGTAGCGATACGACGGGTCGATTCTGGCCAGGAGTGGCCTTTTGCTGTCtcgaagagggcgaggagtgCTGCGGTCAAGAGACCGCTTCTTGGCGATGTTAACCTCATGGTTGGTCTGTCGTTTTCGTCTGGTGTATAAGCGGTTCTCGGAACAAACTCGTAGTGAGACAAACTTTCGAGATATGTTGAAAAAGCCGAGTGTTCAAGGTGTTGTAGTTCGTTGCAGTGTTCGTTGTGTCGATAGGGAAAGTTCGTAAACCGGAAAGAATTCCGACAAGAGGAAAAAGGATTAGAATGCTTTAGTATCCTGGGATAGTCGAAGCGGCCAGCGAGCACAATAGCAGTCAGACCAGCTGGCTTTGTGTTGAATAAAATGAGGGAAATGGCGCCAACAATGGGCTATAATTCCATTGTCACGACCAGCGTCAAGGCCTTGTCAGGGACAACAAAGGAGAAGAACAGCGGCTTGGTTGCGCCGCCACCAACTTGCAAGTCGAGAAGGAAGGTGCTCCTTCTGATAACGAAGGCCAGTGAAGCTGTTGGCAGTACAATGAAGTTGGCGATAGTTCAAAGGTCCGCAACCAAGGTAGTACTCCGTGACCGTGATCAAAAGACTTAGAAAAGGTACCCAAAAGGAAATATGACGAGAAAATAGAAGAGTAAGAAAGTTGGGGGCTGCAGAAGGTAGATATCAAATTACCCCTACGTTTGGAACCTTGCGGCAAAAGTACACATGTGAGTTGCAACAAAGGTGAGAGAAACAAAGGACTTGTTCCATGTGGCCGGGACGGAGAGTAAAAGGGACCGGCAGCATGGCACTACCACACAACACAGACGCGCAAGCAACGGAAGTTATCATCAGACCGCAGACTCTCCAGGGCCATCTCGCGCCGGAGCCAGCAGGGGGTCGTGACCAAGAAGTCGAGGAAACAGACGAAAAGCGACGAAAACGAACGAAAAGAAGGCCTCAGATCAGGTTGGCGAGATGAGCAAGAAACACACTTCATTCGATATGCCGGGACGGTCATGCTGCAGCCCAGAGCAGCGGCAGGCGCTGTCTGTCCACGTCCCATGTCGTTGCCAGCGAGGAAGGTGAACCATCTCGATGTATTGGATGGTGTTGCATCGAGGCTCTTTGTAAGGGGACAAGTACCTCTGCTGCAAAACCAGTAGGAAAAGTGACTTGCCAACGCAGGGGCCACTCTTATAGACACAAGGACAGCCACTCGAACCATCCACTCGCGGCAAAGCTCaggttggcgatggtgaaAAGCGGGTCTGAGCGGTTGCAACTTCAAGAGCCGAGCTGCGAGTGATTGGAtgcacaccaccacactgGAAACACACTAACGCCCTTTGGCACCACAGAATATCATCAAGCGCGCTGCCCTTGTTCTTCCCATTTTCTTTCATCTTGCGATGTTGCACAGCGCGCTACGAAACAACGTTCCTTTGTTGTCTATTTTAGCCCTTTTGCCGCTTGCCGCCCGTCAAAGCGAGATTGGAACTTTCTTATTTATGACTCCCCCCGAGGCGCCGGATAGCACTAGACAATTTGCCTCTTGGTCTTCCTCAGATCTAGACTGCCGCTTTCCCCACGGATGAACAGATGACAAGCATTGGATTGACAACTTTGACGGAATCAAGCTTCAGTCGCACAGACACACGACACCAAAGAAACGGTTTTATCCGCAGCCAGTCGTTGATCTCTGCCAGGGTTTATCTGCCAtgtctcaccaccaccccctgccTGTCATGCGTTCGTCAATGTGTGGAGTGGAATATCACCCAGTATGATCTCCCCTGTGCCGTCTATTTGACGACACTTCTCCCTTTCAATCTTGGCTCTTTTTTGCATTGATGTAAAAGTTTTCTATTGTTGGCAATAGGGTACTCGTCATCCTGCTTCTAAACACTCCATTTCTACATCTCTCCACACTGAGCGATAACCACGTCCAGGTTCGGCACATCCTTCCCCTTGTATCCCGTTTTCGTATTCTCCATTTTCTTGAccacatccatcccatccaccacctgcccAAACACCACATGCTTGTTGTCCAAAAATGGCGTTGGCACCGTCGTGATGAAGAACTGGCTGCCGTTTGTATTTGGCCCTGCGTTCTGTTTTCATGTCAGCCCTTCACTTCACCACCAGTATAAAAGCAGGGCGACACCTACAGCCATACTCAACAACCCAGCCTTATCATGCTTCAGCGTAAAATTCTCATCCGCAAAGGACTTGGTCCCGTAGATACACGTCGACCCGGTGCCATCCCCATTGAGGAAGTCACCGCCCTGGCACATGAAATTGGGGATGATTCTGTGGAACTTGGAACCCTTGTAGCCCTGGGGCCGGTTTTGGTTGTTCTTGTGCTCGCCGGTGCAGAACTGGCGGAAGTTCTCGGCTGTCCTGGGGACCACATTGGCAAAGAGTTCGAAGGTGATGCGGCCGAGGGGTTCACCTGGTGAGTGGGTCAGCACAAGCACTCAGATGGGACGAAAAGGAAGGGACAAGTACCGCCAAGAGTGATGTCGAAGAAGACGCTGTATGAGAGGTCAGTATGGGTTCAAATGTGAGGCAGTgagtggaggatggggtggaaggtTGTCAGATTCCATGGATGGCAGGCGTAGTAAGGGTTCACCATCATGACATGAGCTTCAATGCTCAGCCACCACTTGCAAAGAAACCCAGCGAATGGTGAGGAAAGtggaaacaaaaagaacaTGGACTTACAGGGGATTCCCCGACGCTGGGACTACAGTAGGCGGCATGGTGACTGTATCAATCTACTACTTTGGGATAAGTAAAGAATGTAAACGTGGTGTAAGTGATTGATGGGGCGCTGTTCAGTGAGTGAAGTGAAGCTGCTGGCAACAGGCTGCAGGGAATGAGTGGTGGTTGGCGCTCCTTGGCAGGTGCCACCTGGACAGGCAGCTGTCAAGCCTCCAAGCTCACCCTTTGAGCTCCCAGTGGCTCGTAGAGCCTGGCATCAACTTACGAGGAAAGAGTAAATCTGTGCTGAGCTGAGAACTGAATCTTCCATTGCTCGCAAATTCCGACTTCTCCCAATAATGAACATTTCCTCCCAGCCAACACTCTCTTACTCTTGGCTTTTCAACAGAGTAGCACTCACAGAGCTCAAAGTTCCAAGAGGATATATCGACGAAAAAGATTGGAAACATTTTTGGCCGAACATCATGTGTTATTCCAGGGAGACTAACCGCCGCTATCACATATGCCTCAAAGATTCTCCTCCAGATTCGTTTCATCATAGTTCATATACATCAAAACACTCCAGCACTCATCTCCCAAAACAACTCCCTTCAACAGCCCTCAGAGGAATATATGTGATGAAAGTAAAAGCAAAACCCAGCCAAACACCCACATCAGCGCCGTGCCCCTCCCCGCCACACAACCTAGCAATCACCCCCGTGTACCATTCCTGAGACATCCCCAGAGCAACACCCACAACGCCAACCAGGCAAGAAGCAATGGCTGCGAACCCCGGTGGTAAAAGCTCTGGCTTGTGAATATCCCCCACATCATACCCTGAAAATCCACGTAATCCTCCGCGGAATAAAAAGTGTTCCACAAGGGCAATGGCAATATAGATCGAAAGCCAATATCCCGTGCTCAACACGAATGTCTCGAGCCAGGTTTCGAAGAGGTTGTACCCAGGAATACCAATCCCAACATACACTGCCGTCCCAAAGATAGTCCACACGAAGCGCGGCACTTGCTGAGTCTGTCTCGCCAATGCCTGCAACGAGAATGAGACCGAATAGATATTGGGGCAGTTGGTCGCAATGATCGAGAGCGCCACCAGGATAAGACAGGCCTTGTCAAACCCAGGTTCAACATTCGGCGTCAACACAGCCGCCATGAGACCTCCAACACCTGCGTTCTCATAGTGCTTTTGGTATTCCTCATTCTTGACCAGAGCCGTAGAAATAGCAGCCCCGAGGAGCATGACAAATATAAGAGGAAACGTCAGCCCAGAAAACACCCAGAGAAAGGTAGACCTGGTTGATCGTGTCGAGGGCTGATAGACACTATAATCAGCCGAGTATGCCGACCAACCGACAGCAAACCCAAAGACAGCTCCGATGTATGAAAGAACAGCTCCCCTCTCACTTGGCCCCGTGGCCAGAGGCAGGAGGCTGTCGAACTCTCCGGATTTTATGAACGCTCCCATGACAACAAGAAAAACCACAAAGCACGGAATCCACGCGTACCGTTCGTAAAAGTGAACAGCTTTGTAACCCAACAAGCAGATAATCAGCGTTGCCAAAGACACAATGAGAATCCCGGCCCAGCCGGGAATATCAGGGTTGACGGCCTTCAACAGCTGAGCTCCAACGATGGCATTGACAGATGCCCACCCAAGACAGGTGATAATCTGAAATATCGCGACTACCTTGGGTCAGCAGCTATGGTTATTCACACAGAACTTGGACGACTCACTAAGTTTGACCGCATAATGTCCAAACCAAAACCTGGACAGAATAATCTGTCTTAACCCAAACTTTGGCCCAAAAAGTGCAAAGAAGCAAACGGGGAGAACTCCGAGTATGTTGACGAGTACAATAATCAACGCGGCATCCACAAAGCCCAGTCCAAAGATTGGCACGGCCACGGCCCCCAGAGCAAAAGTAGGCATCCCCATGTTGGCTGCCAGCCACTATACTCACAGCTTATGTCAGTCTTTGAACTTGTATCGTATATTTGGGTTAACAGAAGACAGGACCTACCACGCCGCCCATCTTGGAAGCCCTTGTATCTCTCCTCTCATCCTCCGGCACCCGCTCAACACCCCGCTCTTCCACGCCATAACTACCGGCAAACCTTTGAAGCCTAGAAAAGAACCAGCTCTTGTCGCTTTCAAGGACAACACCTTCTCTGCTGCTGGAAGCGGTGATGAAACCTTCATCACCGGTGTCTGATGCGCGGATCTTTTCGTGGGTGTAACTTTCGATGTCCGTTTTCGACTGCGGTGGAAATGTGGACAGGCCCATTGTGTTGCTATTCGAACAAAAATATAGTGGATAAATACACCAGGAAAACTTAGATACTGCCGGTAGTCTAAGAACACAGGCCCTGGAAAGGATGTAAGAATACAAGGGGAAGTCCTCAGAACTGGAAAGCACAGGGCAACCTAACGTAGCTACCTTGCAGATATATGTATTCTGATATTCAGGAAAAGAACTCTGCAGGGAAGGAACTTTGCAAAGGTGGGAAAGAGGGACAGgcaaggtggtgaagggaATCACTGCATAAGGCCAAGAGACACGCATGCTCGCCCCTTCCTTCCATGCTTCTGCCCGTGGCCATGGTGACTATGGGCTGCTGTGTATCGCGGAACAGATGCATGCCATCGGCTGCATGGTGATAACACTCTTTCCTTGGTATAGTAGAGGGGAagtgaagatgatgatggcccGGGTTACCCCAACAACGCCACTGTGTCTCAGTTCTCCCGGTTCGCCCCGGGGCTCTGGGTTAGGAGACTCGTCGGTTGACGGTTGACTGGAATGTAGTCAACATTCATGAGCACTACATCAAGATAACCACCACAAAGATCATCACTTAAGAGGAGAAGCCCCGTGCAACCGCACGTcagcaccaccccaaccacaaaACCACGTTGTCGACCTTCCACTGGTCCGCTCgcaaaaacgaaaaaaactcccatcatcacacaCAGCCTTTTCCGGAACCAAGAAACAATAACAAGCGCCATGTTTGCCCCCTCCAGCGTCAAGCCAGACCTACCCGTCCACCATGTAAGCT is a window of Podospora pseudopauciseta strain CBS 411.78 chromosome 1, whole genome shotgun sequence DNA encoding:
- a CDS encoding hypothetical protein (EggNog:ENOG503P0NX), with protein sequence MRLTSPRSGLLTAALLALFETAKGHSWPESTRRIATNGTFIGEEGFDRAHIDRENPREQFDYLLPPNGLSTGKLIMYDHPIVRKSQGPLGSSSYSEKFPMLKVAPGDFVSIFYLENGHVTRADGANPNKPINRGTIYLYGTYENDLSKTTLTDVLHTWTADGKGGNGKGRLLATRNYDDGQCHEPIPATGDPEGISRYRKDEITQSEALRCQSDLQIPLDAKPGDVLTVLWIWDWPDMNKPGAAVPPASFHANSSDFGEYFVTVPEIYTGVVDYKIVDPCDDSLGAVKGPTCSKGGKSSSPFSGILNSKKRFRNRVKFDSKQPAEFRGIQRQMVQPFMVKVPQAGFGGSNRSSAKFFPGTREGRVSVDKANIPLAGLIGKETKPPVPFSMEILDGQRRYLEEEAVPEDDDDEEEEEEEEENDGPAPPTSIVAPTQTQTTPASSPTVPTPTDGADSSSIAPKPTEGTETIAPSPSSSLEASTTSPKPTDGAGSNPGREDGVFYVTVTVPTSFVTVTVPKTATASTATATATASQEV
- the cyp3 gene encoding Peptidyl-prolyl cis-trans isomerase-like 1 (COG:O; EggNog:ENOG503P1UU); the protein is MPPTVVPASGNPLVFFDITLGGEPLGRITFELFANVVPRTAENFRQFCTGEHKNNQNRPQGYKGSKFHRIIPNFMCQGGDFLNGDGTGSTCIYGTKSFADENFTLKHDKAGLLSMANAGPNTNGSQFFITTVPTPFLDNKHVVFGQVVDGMDVVKKMENTKTGYKGKDVPNLDVVIAQCGEM
- the FCY21 gene encoding Purine-cytosine permease fcy21 (EggNog:ENOG503NV60; COG:P); amino-acid sequence: MRVSWPYAVIPFTTLPVPLSHLCKVPSLQSSFPEYQNTYICKVATLGCPVLSSSEDFPLYSYILSRACVLRLPAVSKFSWCIYPLYFCSNSNTMGLSTFPPQSKTDIESYTHEKIRASDTGDEGFITASSSREGVVLESDKSWFFSRLQRFAGSYGVEERGVERVPEDERRDTRASKMGGVWLAANMGMPTFALGAVAVPIFGLGFVDAALIIVLVNILGVLPVCFFALFGPKFGLRQIILSRFWFGHYAVKLIAIFQIITCLGWASVNAIVGAQLLKAVNPDIPGWAGILIVSLATLIICLLGYKAVHFYERYAWIPCFVVFLVVMGAFIKSGEFDSLLPLATGPSERGAVLSYIGAVFGFAVGWSAYSADYSVYQPSTRSTRSTFLWVFSGLTFPLIFVMLLGAAISTALVKNEEYQKHYENAGVGGLMAAVLTPNVEPGFDKACLILVALSIIATNCPNIYSVSFSLQALARQTQQVPRFVWTIFGTAVYVGIGIPGYNLFETWLETFVLSTGYWLSIYIAIALVEHFLFRGGLRGFSGYDVGDIHKPELLPPGFAAIASCLVGVVGVALGMSQEWYTGVIARLCGGEGHGADVGVWLGFAFTFITYIPLRAVEGSCFGR